One Candidatus Methylomirabilota bacterium DNA segment encodes these proteins:
- a CDS encoding YtxH domain-containing protein → MSEERGCAPASVALAFIIGGALGASVALLFAPDGGRQTRTRLRGLATDVKDRSTDLVEDVKDRVEDALGAGKEIFEEKKTILTAAYQAGKEAMERERGKLSER, encoded by the coding sequence ATGAGTGAAGAACGAGGATGTGCCCCTGCATCTGTTGCCCTCGCGTTTATCATTGGCGGCGCGCTTGGAGCAAGTGTGGCGCTGCTATTCGCTCCGGATGGAGGCCGGCAAACCCGCACTCGCCTCAGAGGTCTCGCGACAGACGTCAAGGATCGAAGTACCGATCTCGTTGAGGATGTCAAAGACCGGGTCGAGGATGCGCTCGGGGCAGGCAAAGAAATCTTTGAAGAAAAAAAGACAATTCTCACCGCCGCCTACCAGGCCGGCAAGGAGGCGATGGAGAGAGAACGAGGCAAGCTATCAGAGAGATGA
- a CDS encoding DUF948 domain-containing protein, producing MPSAQYALWSIVGLFFLLVCGMILALMQLQRIARQAEEYLKVVELELRPTLVELKEVIRNLNRISDQVAGGMEKMGGTVDAIAEAGQTVRDANQLVQHFVFPKLITGAAFTTGLRVGLKTLIVRLMGRR from the coding sequence ATGCCCTCAGCACAGTATGCGTTGTGGTCTATTGTGGGTCTATTTTTCCTCCTGGTGTGCGGCATGATCCTTGCGCTCATGCAGCTTCAGCGGATTGCCAGGCAGGCAGAGGAATATCTCAAGGTGGTTGAGCTTGAATTGCGGCCGACGCTGGTGGAACTGAAGGAGGTCATTCGGAACCTCAATCGTATCTCTGACCAGGTTGCTGGTGGGATGGAGAAAATGGGCGGGACGGTTGACGCGATTGCCGAAGCGGGGCAGACCGTACGCGACGCGAATCAATTGGTACAGCACTTCGTCTTTCCGAAGCTGATCACTGGCGCTGCCTTTACGACCGGCCTTCGGGTCGGCCTGAAGACGCTCATCGTAAGGCTCATGGGAAGGAGGTGA
- a CDS encoding inositol monophosphatase family protein has translation MLEKEELQKLLDFAVEAARQAGEITMEYFQTPLAPERKPDRTFVTVADRKAEEKLRALIRQAYPDHGILGEEFGEQQSDSGRTWIIDPLDGTASFLHGVPLFGVLLGLEVDREVVLGVANFPALGEMVWAGSGMGCLWNGRRAAVSGVDGLKEALLLYTDGAGFEPCGREPAFRHLIAATRMHRSWGDCYGHILVATGRAEVMLDPVMSIWDCAALLPILRESGGTFTDWEGRPTIRGGNAISTNGRLLDQVMQVVRKRN, from the coding sequence ATGCTCGAAAAAGAGGAGCTGCAGAAACTCCTGGACTTCGCCGTCGAAGCGGCCCGGCAGGCCGGCGAGATTACGATGGAATACTTTCAGACCCCTCTTGCGCCAGAGCGGAAACCGGACCGCACTTTTGTGACGGTGGCCGACCGCAAAGCCGAGGAGAAGCTCCGAGCGCTGATCCGACAGGCCTACCCGGACCATGGCATTCTTGGAGAGGAGTTCGGCGAGCAGCAGAGCGACTCCGGCCGGACCTGGATCATTGACCCGCTCGACGGGACCGCCTCTTTCCTCCACGGCGTTCCGCTCTTCGGCGTCCTGCTTGGACTGGAGGTCGATAGAGAGGTCGTCCTGGGGGTGGCGAATTTCCCCGCGCTGGGCGAGATGGTTTGGGCCGGCAGTGGGATGGGCTGCTTGTGGAATGGGCGGCGTGCAGCGGTCTCCGGCGTGGATGGCCTGAAAGAGGCGCTACTTCTGTACACCGACGGCGCCGGCTTCGAGCCGTGTGGACGGGAGCCCGCCTTCCGTCATCTGATCGCCGCCACGCGGATGCACCGGAGTTGGGGCGATTGTTACGGCCACATCCTGGTCGCAACGGGACGGGCGGAGGTGATGCTCGATCCGGTGATGAGCATCTGGGACTGCGCAGCCCTGTTGCCGATCCTGCGGGAGTCTGGAGGAACCTTCACAGACTGGGAGGGGCGGCCAACTATCCGTGGTGGGAATGCCATCTCCACGAATGGGCGGCTGCTCGATCAGGTGATGCAAGTTGTCAGGAAGAGGAACTAA
- a CDS encoding DUF255 domain-containing protein — protein MSKEAPARHTNRLICETSPYLLQHAHNPVDWYPWGEDALRRAREENRPILLSIGYSSCHWCHVMAHESFEDEAIAELMNQHFVCIKVDREERPDLDAIYMAATMALNQGQGGWPMTVFLTPDLQPFFAGTYFPPRNGLGRTGFPTILKRIAQVWREQPDALRTQSAEITEHLRGTQRQPGPLPVGWAEIAAAVAHFASTFDPTFGGFGAAPKFPAAAALSLLLRHHRRTGDAHALQMVRTTLDAMALGGIYDHIGGGFARYSTDERWLVPHFEKMLYDNALLTRTYLEAFQVTGDPFYQRIASEVLDYILREMTAPEGGFYSATDADSEGVEGKFYVWTPAEIDTILGEEEARRFCAYYDISESGNWESKSIPNIRRTAVQVAAKLGVTVEELQVSVDRARPKVYEARRRRVPPGLDDKILTAWNGMMISAMAEGYRVLGEKRYLDAAVCAADFLLRTLVQPDGRLLRTYRNGSAHLNAYLEDYAYLCEGLIDLYETGGEARYLREAVRLAERLLADFVDEESGAFCTTSRDHEWLILRHREGTDGATPSGNAVAAAALARLSFHLDREELRRAAEQAISAHGKRIALYPHAFAKSLAVTDFLLEGPVELALIGSPGEAGYEALRREVGRHYLPNRIMAHHDPTESEPLDFPLVKGKGLADGQAALYICRNFTCQALITDPARAAEALSMSERPSAGDTHSVVGSFLAGHATEAGTAAYAARFASSGYTALGLTGLITSKLGFGGYRIDDDTREHYEALKKALLEGCNLIDTSTNYMDGGSERCVGAVLGELARAGKLRREEVVVVSKIGYVQGENLELAQQREAAGAPFPEMVKYMDGCWHCIHPEFLRDQLERSLTRLQLDTLDVCLLHNPEYFLTDTKHRGHGDLESARDEFYRRLREAFAFLETQAAAGTIRWYGVSSNTAVSPAVDPEATSLTRMLAAAREAGGPDHRFRILQLPINLFEAGALLTRNNGPDNKQTVLETASAAGTGVLVNRPLNAIVGNRMVRLAATPSRRVADAISAAIDPLLPEAGRGESLSRKALWILTSTPGVSCVLNGMRTPAYVDDSLGVLSWPPLADVVPIYQAVARLKSLDVDRLSR, from the coding sequence ATGAGTAAAGAGGCGCCAGCGCGGCACACCAATCGGCTGATCTGCGAGACCAGCCCCTACCTCCTGCAGCATGCCCATAACCCGGTGGACTGGTACCCCTGGGGAGAGGATGCGCTCCGCCGGGCCAGGGAGGAGAATCGCCCGATCCTGCTCAGCATCGGCTACTCTTCGTGTCATTGGTGCCACGTGATGGCGCATGAGTCGTTCGAGGACGAGGCGATTGCCGAGCTGATGAACCAGCACTTCGTCTGCATCAAGGTCGATCGGGAGGAGCGACCCGACCTCGATGCGATCTACATGGCGGCTACGATGGCCCTGAATCAGGGGCAGGGCGGGTGGCCGATGACCGTCTTCCTGACCCCAGACCTGCAGCCGTTCTTTGCGGGGACCTACTTCCCGCCCAGGAACGGGTTAGGTCGCACGGGATTCCCGACGATCCTCAAACGGATTGCGCAGGTCTGGCGCGAGCAACCCGACGCCCTGCGGACCCAATCGGCCGAGATCACCGAGCACTTGCGTGGGACTCAACGCCAGCCCGGTCCGCTGCCGGTGGGATGGGCCGAGATCGCTGCCGCCGTCGCCCACTTCGCTTCAACCTTCGATCCCACGTTCGGCGGATTCGGCGCCGCCCCCAAGTTCCCGGCCGCGGCCGCCTTGTCGCTCCTGCTGCGCCATCACCGGCGCACCGGCGATGCCCACGCCCTGCAGATGGTCCGAACGACGCTGGATGCCATGGCTCTGGGCGGGATCTACGACCATATTGGCGGCGGCTTTGCCCGGTACTCGACCGACGAGCGCTGGCTGGTCCCTCACTTTGAGAAGATGCTCTATGACAATGCACTGCTCACCAGGACTTATCTCGAGGCCTTTCAGGTGACCGGCGACCCGTTTTATCAGCGGATCGCGAGCGAGGTCCTTGATTACATCCTGCGTGAGATGACCGCGCCGGAGGGAGGATTTTACTCCGCCACGGACGCCGACTCGGAGGGGGTAGAGGGGAAGTTCTACGTCTGGACGCCGGCCGAGATCGACACGATCCTGGGCGAGGAGGAGGCACGTCGGTTCTGCGCCTATTACGACATCTCGGAGAGCGGCAACTGGGAGAGCAAGTCCATTCCCAACATCCGGCGTACGGCCGTGCAGGTGGCGGCAAAGCTCGGGGTCACCGTTGAGGAACTGCAGGTCTCCGTCGATCGGGCACGACCCAAGGTCTATGAGGCCCGGCGGCGAAGGGTACCGCCCGGCCTGGATGACAAGATCCTTACCGCCTGGAACGGGATGATGATCAGCGCGATGGCCGAGGGGTACCGCGTCCTGGGCGAAAAGCGCTACCTTGACGCTGCTGTCTGTGCGGCGGATTTCTTGCTCCGCACCCTGGTCCAGCCAGACGGCCGGCTGCTGCGGACCTACCGGAACGGCTCGGCGCATCTGAACGCCTACTTAGAGGATTACGCCTATCTCTGCGAGGGGCTGATCGACCTGTACGAGACGGGCGGCGAGGCCCGCTATCTCCGTGAAGCCGTTCGGCTGGCCGAGCGCCTGCTGGCCGATTTCGTCGATGAGGAGAGCGGCGCCTTCTGTACCACGTCGCGTGACCACGAATGGCTGATCCTGCGCCATCGGGAGGGGACGGATGGCGCCACCCCCAGCGGCAACGCTGTGGCGGCCGCGGCGCTGGCACGGCTCTCGTTTCACCTGGACCGGGAGGAGTTGCGAAGGGCGGCGGAGCAAGCGATCAGCGCACATGGGAAGCGGATTGCCCTCTATCCGCACGCCTTCGCCAAGAGCCTCGCCGTCACGGATTTCCTCCTGGAGGGGCCGGTAGAGCTGGCCCTGATCGGTAGCCCGGGAGAGGCGGGATATGAGGCGCTACGCCGGGAGGTTGGCCGCCACTACCTGCCCAATCGGATCATGGCGCACCACGATCCGACCGAAAGCGAGCCACTCGATTTTCCTCTGGTGAAGGGGAAAGGGTTGGCGGATGGCCAAGCGGCGCTCTATATCTGCCGGAACTTCACCTGCCAGGCCCTGATCACTGACCCCGCGCGGGCGGCCGAGGCCCTCAGCATGTCCGAGCGACCTTCGGCCGGCGACACCCACTCAGTCGTCGGATCCTTCCTGGCTGGTCATGCGACTGAAGCCGGTACGGCTGCGTACGCCGCCCGCTTTGCCTCATCGGGCTATACGGCGCTCGGATTGACCGGTCTCATCACCAGCAAACTGGGCTTCGGCGGGTACCGGATCGACGACGACACTCGCGAGCACTACGAGGCCCTGAAGAAAGCGCTGCTTGAAGGGTGCAATCTGATCGACACTTCGACCAACTACATGGATGGCGGCAGCGAGCGGTGTGTCGGAGCCGTGCTCGGCGAGCTGGCGCGGGCCGGAAAGCTGCGCCGTGAGGAGGTCGTCGTGGTCTCCAAGATCGGCTACGTGCAGGGGGAGAATCTGGAGCTGGCGCAGCAGCGGGAAGCGGCGGGAGCGCCGTTTCCGGAGATGGTGAAATATATGGACGGCTGTTGGCACTGCATCCATCCCGAGTTCCTGCGCGACCAGCTTGAGCGGTCCCTCACGCGGCTGCAACTCGATACCCTCGATGTCTGCCTGCTGCACAATCCCGAGTACTTTCTCACCGACACCAAACATCGTGGACACGGCGACTTAGAGTCAGCTCGCGACGAATTCTACCGACGGCTGCGCGAGGCGTTTGCGTTCCTTGAGACCCAGGCGGCAGCCGGTACGATCCGATGGTACGGCGTCTCTTCCAATACCGCCGTGTCACCTGCCGTTGATCCGGAGGCGACCTCGCTGACCCGGATGCTGGCTGCGGCGCGTGAGGCTGGCGGACCGGATCACCGCTTCCGGATCCTCCAGCTTCCGATCAACCTGTTCGAGGCGGGCGCGCTGCTCACGCGAAACAACGGGCCGGACAATAAGCAGACGGTGCTGGAGACCGCGTCGGCGGCCGGGACCGGCGTCTTAGTCAACCGGCCGCTCAATGCCATCGTCGGCAACCGGATGGTCCGCCTGGCGGCGACCCCAAGCCGGCGTGTCGCTGACGCGATCTCGGCGGCCATCGATCCGCTCCTCCCAGAAGCGGGCCGAGGTGAGAGCCTGTCCAGGAAGGCGCTGTGGATTTTGACGAGTACCCCTGGCGTCAGTTGCGTCCTGAACGGCATGCGCACTCCAGCCTACGTCGATGACTCGCTCGGCGTCTTGTCCTGGCCCCCGCTCGCCGATGTCGTTCCGATCTATCAGGCCGTGGCGCGCCTCAAGTCGCTTGACGTGGACCGGCTTAGCAGATAG